GAGAGGGAACGGAACGCGGAGACAGAGGAGTTCGACGAGGCCGAGGAGCCGGTCCGTGGTGCGGTCAACGGCTCCGGAGCCCTGGAACTGCACAAGACCGGAGAGGTGTCCGAGCGGCCCCCCGGCGCGGTCGGCACCGGGCGAGAAGAGAACGACCCCGAGAAGACCGCCCTCGAGAAGGCGTCCCTGGAGAAGACCGCCCCCGAGGCCGGTGGCGGGGACGGCGGCGGCGACGAAGGGACGCCGCCCCCGCCGGCGAGCGGCCGCAGGCGCCGCCCCCTGCGGATGTCGCTGATCGTCGTCGCGGCGATCGCCGTGGTCGTCGCGGCGGGCGCCGCCACCACCGGCGTCTTCGGCGACGACGGCTCCGGAACGTCGGGTGCCGCTCCCTCCGCACCGCCGAAGACCGCCGAGGTGGAGCGGACCACGCTGACGCGCACGGAGTCCGTGGACGGGAACCTCGGCTATGGCGATCCGACGGCCGTGCAGGCCCCGGCCCCCTCCAAGGCGGGCGCCGGGATCATCACCTGGGTGCCGGGCGACGGCGACACCGTCAAGCGAGGCCAGGCGGCCTACAAGGTGGAGGAGCAGAAGGTCCCGCTGCTCTACGGCTCCACCCCCTTCTACCGCCCGCTGGAGACGGGCACCGAGGGCAAGGACGTCGAGATTCTGGAGAAGAACCTCGCCGCGCTCGGCTACACCGGCTTCACCGTCGACGACACGTACGACGCCGCGACCGCCCGGGCCGTACGGGACTGGCAGGACGACCTGGGCCGCCAGGAGACCGGGACCGTGCAGCCGTCGGACGCCGTGGTCGCCCCCGGCGCCAGGCGCGTCGCCGAGGTGAAGGCCACGGTCGGAGCCCCGTCGAACGGGCCCGTCCTCACCTGGACCGGCACCGAACGCACCGTCACCGTCGACCTCGACGTGCAGTTCGAGGACATGGTCGAGAACGGCACCAAGGCGACGGTCACGCTCCCCGACGACACCTCGGTCCAGGCCGAGGTGACCGACATCGGAACCCCCACCACGCCCTCCCAGGACGGCGGCTCCGGGGGCTCGGGCGGCGGTCAGTCGGGCGGCGACGACAAGCCCACCCTGCCCGTCGAGATGAAGGTCAAGGACCAGAAGGGCCTGGGCCGCTACCAGGCCGCCGCCGTGAAGATCTCCCTGAAGGCGGAGACCCGCAAGGACGTGCTCGTCGTCCCCATCAACGCCCTGGTGGCGCAGCGCGGTGGCGGCTACGCCGTGCAGGTCGTCGAGGCGGACGGCGACGTGAAGACGCGGACGGTCAAGGTCGGCATGTTCTCCGACAGCATGGTCGAGGTGTCCGGAACCGGCATCACCGACGGCACGGTCGTGGGGGTCCCCAAGTGACCACTGCCGCCCACCCGGTGGTCGAACTGGCCGGAGTCTCCAAGAGGTACGGAGAGGTCGAGGCGCTCAAGGGCGCCGACCTCGTCATCCGGCGCGGGGAGCTGCTCGCCGTCGTCGGCCCGTCCGGCTCGGGCAAGTCCACGATGCTCAACATCATGGGCACCCTCGACCGCCCCACCACCGGAACCGTGCACATCGACGGGCACGACGTCGATCGCCTCAGCGACCGGGAGCTCTCCGCGCTGCGGGCCGGGACGATCGGTTTCGTCTTCCAGCAGTTCCATCTCGCCCCCGGCGTACCGGCGCTCGACAGCGTCGCCAACGGCCTGCTCTACAGCGGCAGGCCGCGCGGCGAGCGGCGCGGACTCGCCGAGCGGGCCCTGCGCCGGGTCGGCCTCGGCCACCGGCTGTATCACGAGCCGCACCAGCTCTCCGGCGGCGAGAAGCAGCGCGTCGCCATCGCCCGCGCGGTCCTCGGCGACCCGCCGCTGCTGCTCGCCGACGAGCCGACCGGAGCCCTCGACTCCCGTTCCGGCGCGGTGGTGATCGAGCTCCTGCACGAACTGCACCGGGCGGGGACCACGGTCGTGGTCATCACCCATGACAGGGACATAGCGGGCTCCTTGCCGCGCGAGGTCCGGATCAAGGACGGCCGCATGGAAGCCGATGCCGCCGAAGCCGCCGACGTGGCCGAGCTGCTCCCCGAGGAGGCCCTGCGATGAGCCCGACCAAGGAGTTGAGTACGACAGGGGAGCGGGGCCCGGCGCACGAGCCACCCCGCCTCGCCCCGCCGCCGCGCCCCAAGCCGGCCCGGATGGGCCCGGCCGACGTGCTGCGGGTCGGCGGGTCGGGCCTGCGCTCGCGCCCCATGCGGGTGTTCCTCTCGGCGCTCGGCATCGCCATCGGCATCGCGGCGATGGTCGGCGTGGTGGGCATCTCCACCTCCAGCAGCGAGGACCTCAACCGGCGCCTCGCCGCCCTCGGCACCAACCTCCTGACCGTCGCCCCCGGCCAGTCCTTCGCCGGTGACGCGGCCCATCTGCCCGACTCGTCCGTCGACATGATCGGCAACATCAAGGGCGTCGAGTCGGTCTCCGCCATCGGCAAGACGAGCGCCAAGGTCTACCGCAACGACCACATCAAGAAGGAGGAGACCGGCGGCCTGAACGTCTACGCGGCCCGTACGGACCTGCCGAAGACGGCGGGCGCGGAGATCGTCGAGGGCCGCTGGCTGAACGCCGCGAACCAGCGGTACCCGGCCGTCGTGCTGGGCCCCAAGGCCGCCGAACAGCTGGGCGTCTTCCGGGCCGGGCCCGGCACGAAGGTGTGGCTCGGCGGTCAGTGGTTCACCGTCGTGGGGATCCTCGCGGCCAACGAGCTCGTTCCCGACCTGGACTCGGCCGCGCTGGTCGGCTGGCCCGTCGCGGAGAAGGAACTGGACTTCGACGGCTACCCGACGACGGTCTACACCCGCGCCGAGGAATCCTCCGTGAGCGACGTCCAGTCCGTGCTCGGTGCCACCGCCAACCCGGAGAACCCCAGCGAGGCGAACGTCTCGCGGCCCTCCGACGTCCTGGAGGCCAAGGAGGCCACCGACGACACCCTCAGTGGTCTGCTGCTCGGCCTGGGCGCGGTCGCCCTCCTTGTCGGCGGGGTCGGTGTCGCCAACACCATGGTCATCTCGGTCCTGGAACGCCGCTCCGAGATAGGCCTGCGCCGCTCGCTCGGCGCCACCCGCGGCCAGATCCGTACGCAGTTCCTCTGCGAGGCCCTACTCCTCTCGGCGCTCGGCGGCCTGGGCGGGGTCCTGCTCGGCATAGCCGTCACCTCCGGCTACTCCACCTATCAGGGCTGGCCCTCCGTGGTGCCGGTCTGGGCGATGGCGGGCGGTGTCGGCGCGACCCTGGTCATCGGCGGACTCGCCGGCTTCTATCCCGCGGTCCGCGCGGCGAGGCTGCCTCCCACGGAGGCGCTGGCCACGACATGACGCCCCAAGATCCGGGACGCAGAGAGCCAGGGCCCGTAGACCTGTGACCCCACGGACGCGGTGCCTTCGTCAGCCCAAATCCCCCGCGGGCGACGAGGGCATCGCTTTTTCCTGCGGTGCTTTCCCTGGGGTTCAGCACGTTTTCGAGAAGGGACGGTTCCGCTGTCTGGACAGCCGTGGCCCGCCGTATTCTCGCCGCATGACTGAGCACTTAGGGAAAGTCGACGACAATGCCCTGCTCGAACTGCTCCAGGAGCAGCGCATCGGCACGCTCGTCACCCTCAAACGCGACGGCCGCCCGCAACTCTCCAACGTCGGTTATGCCTACGACCCCGACGAGCGCGTCATCCGCCTCATGGTCACCGACAGCCGCGCCAAGACCCGCAATCTGCGCCGTGATCCGCGCGCGAGCTTCCTCGTCACGGACGGCGCGGGGTTCTCGTACATGATTGCCGAGGGCGACGCCGAACTGACGCCGGTCGTGACCGATCCGCATGACGCGGTCGCCGACGAACTGGCCCTGGTCTTCCGGGGGTTCCAGGGCGAGCACCCCGACTGGGAGGGGTTCCGCGCCGCCATGGTGCGCGAGCGGCGCCTGGTGATACGGCTCCACGTCAAGCACGTGTACGGAGCCGCGGGGAAGCGGATCCTCGCGGGGAGCCCCCCTGCAGGACCCGGCAACGGCGGTCCGGTGGTGGCGGGACGGCCCGGTCTGCAGCTCGGCACGGACGGTCCGCCGCCTCACTTGCGGTAGAGATCGGTCAGGAGTGCCACCGCGGCGTGCGTCATCGGGTGCGGGTCGTGGCGGCGCCAGATGAGATGCACGGCGATGGGGTCGGCGTCACGCAGCGGGCGGAACACGACACCGTCCCTGCGGTACTGGTTGGCGGTGCTCTCCGGGGTGAGGCCGACGCAGCGCCCGGACGCGATGATGGCCAGCCAGTCGTCGATGTCCTGGGTGTACTCCACCGGGGGGCGAGCCTCTTCGGGCCAC
This Streptomyces sp. NBC_01283 DNA region includes the following protein-coding sequences:
- a CDS encoding peptidoglycan-binding protein, which encodes MTAPDETRERERNAETEEFDEAEEPVRGAVNGSGALELHKTGEVSERPPGAVGTGREENDPEKTALEKASLEKTAPEAGGGDGGGDEGTPPPPASGRRRRPLRMSLIVVAAIAVVVAAGAATTGVFGDDGSGTSGAAPSAPPKTAEVERTTLTRTESVDGNLGYGDPTAVQAPAPSKAGAGIITWVPGDGDTVKRGQAAYKVEEQKVPLLYGSTPFYRPLETGTEGKDVEILEKNLAALGYTGFTVDDTYDAATARAVRDWQDDLGRQETGTVQPSDAVVAPGARRVAEVKATVGAPSNGPVLTWTGTERTVTVDLDVQFEDMVENGTKATVTLPDDTSVQAEVTDIGTPTTPSQDGGSGGSGGGQSGGDDKPTLPVEMKVKDQKGLGRYQAAAVKISLKAETRKDVLVVPINALVAQRGGGYAVQVVEADGDVKTRTVKVGMFSDSMVEVSGTGITDGTVVGVPK
- a CDS encoding ABC transporter ATP-binding protein, which encodes MTTAAHPVVELAGVSKRYGEVEALKGADLVIRRGELLAVVGPSGSGKSTMLNIMGTLDRPTTGTVHIDGHDVDRLSDRELSALRAGTIGFVFQQFHLAPGVPALDSVANGLLYSGRPRGERRGLAERALRRVGLGHRLYHEPHQLSGGEKQRVAIARAVLGDPPLLLADEPTGALDSRSGAVVIELLHELHRAGTTVVVITHDRDIAGSLPREVRIKDGRMEADAAEAADVAELLPEEALR
- a CDS encoding ABC transporter permease; this translates as MSPTKELSTTGERGPAHEPPRLAPPPRPKPARMGPADVLRVGGSGLRSRPMRVFLSALGIAIGIAAMVGVVGISTSSSEDLNRRLAALGTNLLTVAPGQSFAGDAAHLPDSSVDMIGNIKGVESVSAIGKTSAKVYRNDHIKKEETGGLNVYAARTDLPKTAGAEIVEGRWLNAANQRYPAVVLGPKAAEQLGVFRAGPGTKVWLGGQWFTVVGILAANELVPDLDSAALVGWPVAEKELDFDGYPTTVYTRAEESSVSDVQSVLGATANPENPSEANVSRPSDVLEAKEATDDTLSGLLLGLGAVALLVGGVGVANTMVISVLERRSEIGLRRSLGATRGQIRTQFLCEALLLSALGGLGGVLLGIAVTSGYSTYQGWPSVVPVWAMAGGVGATLVIGGLAGFYPAVRAARLPPTEALATT